One segment of uncultured Tolumonas sp. DNA contains the following:
- a CDS encoding ABC-F family ATPase yields MLSTNNITMQFGSKPLFENISVKFGGGNRYGLIGANGCGKSTFMKIMGGDLDPTAGNVFLDPNERLGKLRQDQFAYEEMRVLDVVMMGHTELWEAIRERDAIYANMEATDDDYMRAAELEGKVAEYDGYTAEARAGELLLGAGIPVEQHTGLMNAVAPGWKLRVLLAQALFSNPDILLLDEPTNNLDISTIRWLEETLNARESTMVIISHDRHFLNMVCTHMADLDYGELRVYPGNYDEYMSAATQARERLLSDNAKKKSQIADLQSFVSRFSANASKSRQATSRLKQIDKIKIEEVKASSRQNPFIRFEQDKKLYRNILEIENLSKGYDAGPLFKKFNLMVEVGEKIAVLGTNGIGKTTLIKTLVGELTPDTGSVKWSENAKIGYYSQDHAEDFDNDLSVFDWMYQWKQENDDEQAIRSVLGRLLFNQDDIRKQVKVLSGGEKGRMLFGKLMLQKPNILVMDEPTNHLDMESIESLNMALEMYPGTLIFVSHDREFVSSLAGRILEITPEKIIDFGGNYEDYLRSQGIE; encoded by the coding sequence GTGCTTAGTACCAATAACATCACTATGCAGTTTGGCAGTAAGCCACTGTTTGAAAACATCTCTGTCAAATTTGGCGGTGGCAATCGCTACGGTCTGATCGGCGCTAACGGTTGTGGTAAATCAACCTTCATGAAAATCATGGGCGGCGATTTAGACCCAACTGCGGGCAACGTCTTCCTTGATCCGAACGAGCGTTTGGGTAAATTACGCCAGGATCAGTTCGCGTATGAAGAGATGCGCGTGCTGGACGTAGTCATGATGGGCCACACTGAGTTGTGGGAAGCGATCCGTGAGCGTGATGCGATTTATGCGAACATGGAAGCGACCGATGATGACTACATGCGTGCTGCTGAGCTGGAAGGCAAAGTGGCCGAATATGATGGTTACACCGCCGAAGCGCGCGCTGGCGAGCTGTTGCTGGGTGCCGGTATTCCGGTTGAACAGCATACTGGCCTGATGAATGCGGTTGCGCCGGGCTGGAAACTGCGTGTGCTGTTGGCGCAAGCGTTGTTCTCAAACCCTGACATTCTGCTGCTCGACGAACCAACCAACAACTTGGATATCAGCACCATCCGCTGGTTGGAAGAGACGTTGAATGCGCGTGAAAGCACCATGGTTATTATTTCGCATGACCGTCACTTCCTGAACATGGTCTGTACCCATATGGCCGATCTGGATTACGGCGAACTGCGTGTTTATCCAGGCAACTACGACGAATACATGTCGGCGGCAACCCAAGCGCGTGAGCGTCTGTTGTCTGATAATGCGAAGAAAAAATCCCAAATCGCAGATCTGCAATCTTTCGTCAGTCGCTTTAGTGCCAACGCGTCTAAATCTCGTCAGGCCACTTCACGTCTGAAGCAGATCGATAAGATCAAGATTGAAGAAGTGAAAGCATCCAGCCGTCAAAATCCGTTCATCCGTTTTGAACAGGATAAGAAACTGTATCGTAACATTCTGGAAATCGAAAACCTGAGCAAGGGTTATGATGCTGGCCCATTGTTCAAAAAATTCAACCTGATGGTTGAAGTCGGTGAAAAGATCGCAGTGCTGGGTACCAACGGTATCGGTAAAACCACACTGATCAAAACACTGGTTGGTGAGCTGACGCCTGATACTGGTTCAGTGAAATGGTCAGAAAACGCCAAGATCGGTTATTACTCGCAGGATCATGCGGAAGATTTTGACAATGACCTGTCAGTATTTGACTGGATGTATCAGTGGAAACAAGAGAACGATGACGAACAGGCTATTCGTAGCGTGTTGGGTCGTTTGCTGTTCAACCAAGACGACATTCGTAAGCAAGTCAAAGTGCTGTCGGGTGGTGAAAAAGGCCGTATGTTGTTTGGTAAGCTGATGCTGCAGAAACCTAACATTCTGGTGATGGACGAACCAACCAACCACTTGGATATGGAATCGATCGAATCACTGAATATGGCGCTGGAAATGTATCCGGGCACACTGATTTTCGTATCGCATGACCGTGAGTTTGTTAGCTCATTGGCGGGCCGTATTCTGGAAATCACCCCAGAGAAGATCATCGACTTCGGTGGTAACTACGAAGATTATCTGCGTAGTCAGGGTATCGAATAA
- the rimO gene encoding 30S ribosomal protein S12 methylthiotransferase RimO codes for MNQKTLAPKVGFVSLGCPKNLVDAERILTQLRTEGYDVVNNYDNAELVIVNTCGFIDSAVQESLEVIGEALQENGKVIVTGCLGAKEDQIREVHPKVLEISGPHAYEQVLSHVHKYAAKPEHNPFLSLVPEQGVKLTPKHYAYLKISEGCNHRCTFCIIPSMRGDLDSRAIGEVLGEAKRLKNAGVKEILVISQDTSAYGADLKHRTGFYEGSPVKTSMLGLCEELSKMGMWVRLHYVYPYPHVDDVIPLMAEGKILPYLDIPLQHASPRILKLMKRPGAIERTLERIQEWRRICPDLTLRSTFIVGFPGETEEDFQMLLDFLEKAELDRVGCFKYSPVDGAKANELPDPVPEEIQEERFHRFMELQQKISARRLAAKVGRQLDVIVDEVDEEGAIGRSFADAPEIDGVVYLNGETSLKPGDIVKVTIDNSDEYDLWGTVVR; via the coding sequence ATGAATCAAAAAACTCTGGCGCCAAAAGTTGGTTTTGTCTCTCTTGGTTGCCCTAAAAATCTGGTCGATGCCGAACGTATTCTGACCCAGTTACGCACCGAAGGTTATGACGTAGTGAATAACTACGACAATGCTGAACTGGTGATCGTGAACACCTGTGGTTTCATCGACAGCGCAGTGCAAGAATCACTGGAAGTGATTGGTGAAGCGTTGCAGGAAAACGGCAAGGTGATTGTCACCGGTTGTCTGGGTGCCAAAGAAGATCAGATCCGTGAAGTGCACCCGAAGGTGCTGGAAATTTCCGGCCCGCACGCTTATGAGCAGGTGTTAAGTCACGTTCATAAATATGCGGCTAAACCTGAACACAACCCGTTCCTGAGCTTAGTGCCGGAACAAGGTGTTAAGCTGACGCCAAAACATTACGCCTATCTGAAAATCTCCGAAGGCTGTAATCACCGTTGCACATTCTGCATCATTCCTTCTATGCGCGGCGATCTCGACAGCCGAGCAATTGGCGAAGTGCTAGGTGAAGCGAAACGCCTGAAAAATGCCGGCGTAAAAGAGATTCTAGTGATCTCACAAGACACCTCTGCCTACGGTGCTGATTTGAAACACCGTACTGGTTTCTACGAAGGTTCACCAGTGAAAACCAGCATGCTGGGTCTGTGTGAAGAGTTATCCAAAATGGGCATGTGGGTACGTCTGCACTACGTTTACCCTTATCCGCATGTGGATGATGTGATCCCATTGATGGCGGAAGGTAAGATCCTGCCGTATCTGGACATTCCGCTGCAACATGCTAGCCCACGCATTCTGAAATTGATGAAACGTCCGGGTGCGATTGAGCGCACATTGGAACGCATTCAGGAATGGCGTCGCATTTGCCCTGACCTGACACTACGTTCAACCTTCATTGTCGGCTTCCCCGGTGAAACCGAAGAAGACTTCCAGATGCTGCTCGATTTCTTAGAAAAAGCAGAGTTGGATCGTGTCGGTTGCTTCAAATACAGCCCAGTCGATGGTGCAAAAGCCAACGAATTGCCCGATCCAGTACCGGAAGAAATTCAGGAAGAGCGTTTCCACCGCTTCATGGAATTACAGCAGAAAATTTCTGCCCGCCGTCTGGCTGCCAAAGTGGGTCGTCAGTTGGATGTAATTGTTGATGAAGTCGATGAAGAAGGCGCAATTGGCCGCAGCTTCGCCGATGCTCCGGAAATTGATGGTGTAGTTTACTTAAATGGTGAAACCAGCCTGAAACCGGGTGATATCGTTAAAGTAACCATCGACAATTCTGATGAATATGATTTGTGGGGAACTGTAGTTCGCTAG
- a CDS encoding putative zinc-binding protein — protein sequence MSKHDQVLPLVYSCSGCSSAAQMANHLAIQLDRQGDAEMSCIAGVGGNVKQLVRIACSGRPIIALDGCPLECVKNCLATHEITPTQHILLNTLGVKKRLRTDFDLDEANILLKQITEIAQHLKITNTENVEAISS from the coding sequence ATGAGCAAACATGACCAAGTTCTGCCTCTGGTATATTCATGCTCCGGTTGTTCAAGTGCAGCCCAAATGGCTAACCATTTAGCTATTCAGTTAGATAGACAGGGTGATGCGGAAATGTCATGCATTGCTGGTGTGGGTGGAAATGTGAAGCAATTGGTTCGTATCGCCTGCTCTGGGCGACCAATTATTGCGCTTGATGGCTGTCCGCTAGAATGTGTTAAAAATTGTCTGGCTACACATGAGATAACACCAACACAACATATCTTGTTAAACACTCTCGGAGTGAAAAAGCGCTTGCGCACTGATTTTGATTTAGATGAAGCCAACATATTACTCAAACAAATTACTGAAATTGCCCAACACTTGAAAATAACAAATACAGAAAATGTGGAAGCTATTTCCTCCTGA
- a CDS encoding flavin reductase has translation MHKQIHPKSLYWGNTVILLNTIDETGSTNITPISSSWALSNSIVIGLSLNIKAVENIEFCPEVVLNIASANLANKIESIARYTGKQPVPPEKLKSGFSYCEDKFHIGEFTAQPSLTVRPLRIQECSIQVECLVENVIKRDKHAIVELKANYIHAEESLLKNGDILDADLWNPLINNFRSYHGIAESLGKNFRFDN, from the coding sequence ATGCATAAACAAATTCACCCTAAATCGCTTTACTGGGGAAACACTGTCATTCTATTGAATACCATAGATGAAACAGGTTCAACTAACATTACTCCTATCTCATCAAGCTGGGCACTTTCAAATAGCATCGTAATTGGGCTTAGTTTAAATATAAAAGCGGTTGAAAATATCGAGTTCTGCCCAGAGGTGGTACTTAACATCGCATCAGCAAACCTTGCTAACAAAATTGAGTCTATTGCCAGATATACTGGCAAACAGCCCGTTCCGCCAGAAAAGTTGAAATCTGGTTTTAGTTATTGTGAAGACAAATTTCACATCGGCGAATTCACGGCACAACCCTCTCTGACGGTACGGCCTCTACGGATACAAGAGTGCTCTATTCAAGTTGAATGTTTAGTAGAAAATGTAATTAAACGAGATAAACATGCCATCGTAGAATTAAAAGCAAACTATATTCATGCTGAGGAGTCACTGCTCAAAAATGGTGATATTCTTGATGCTGATTTGTGGAATCCATTGATTAACAACTTTAGAAGTTATCATGGAATTGCAGAAAGCCTAGGAAAGAATTTTCGGTTTGATAATTAG
- a CDS encoding MarR family transcriptional regulator has protein sequence MLTKNQFEALSEFRYQLKRFLHFSEAAAKEQGLTPLQYLLLLHIQGYPGRNWATVGELAERLQMNHNATVALLTRCEELDLVERRKNEQDRRKVEIHLTDKGGSYLQKLAQQHKTELQSLQKTFQVAQITAFNEDQETTI, from the coding sequence ATGCTGACAAAAAACCAATTCGAAGCTCTCTCTGAATTCCGTTATCAATTGAAGCGCTTTCTTCACTTTAGTGAAGCTGCTGCCAAAGAACAGGGGCTAACGCCTTTGCAGTATTTGTTGCTTTTGCATATTCAGGGATATCCGGGGCGTAACTGGGCCACCGTGGGTGAATTAGCTGAAAGACTTCAAATGAATCACAATGCAACAGTTGCTTTGCTTACACGATGTGAAGAATTGGATCTTGTCGAACGCAGGAAAAATGAACAAGACCGACGTAAAGTTGAAATACATCTCACTGATAAAGGTGGTTCATATTTACAAAAATTAGCTCAACAACATAAAACTGAGTTGCAGTCATTGCAGAAGACTTTTCAGGTTGCGCAGATAACGGCATTTAATGAAGATCAAGAAACAACGATTTAA
- a CDS encoding DUF1543 domain-containing protein: MDLFVFAIGGNAGKSNIEVHDIQFVIAEKPEEAWPTLREHWFGDQDKIHLDGYGRLRWVNGYRVSVSKTPPASELPKLFFVNVGAYCKTELMELHAFDFFVANNATDAKKQALESLLSGEQQQHKDNLKDVDDCKLLSEIGDYYLHLEPHAEGTPFIPEWQGYQPIGL; the protein is encoded by the coding sequence GTGGATCTATTTGTTTTCGCCATCGGCGGTAATGCCGGAAAATCAAATATTGAAGTACATGATATTCAATTTGTTATTGCTGAAAAGCCGGAAGAAGCGTGGCCAACGCTGCGTGAACATTGGTTTGGCGATCAAGATAAAATTCACCTTGATGGCTATGGCCGCCTGCGTTGGGTGAATGGTTATCGCGTGTCGGTATCAAAAACACCACCCGCATCCGAATTACCCAAACTATTTTTCGTCAATGTTGGTGCTTATTGCAAAACCGAGCTGATGGAGTTACACGCCTTTGATTTTTTCGTCGCCAACAATGCCACCGATGCCAAAAAACAGGCGCTAGAATCGTTACTTTCCGGTGAGCAACAGCAACATAAAGACAATTTAAAAGATGTCGATGACTGTAAATTACTTAGTGAGATAGGCGACTATTATCTGCATTTAGAGCCACACGCAGAAGGCACGCCATTTATACCGGAATGGCAAGGCTATCAGCCAATTGGGCTTTGA
- a CDS encoding helix-turn-helix transcriptional regulator: MQANQLIANAQCGQIVTRVIDMPVGFVEELHEHEWHQIIYPVRGLLQSTIDEKSFIIPHNGLLFVPAFSRHRSIAITQTEFLAIYLNPSHSVEFLSAAKSCQVTPFLKELILMLFDLDDVYSEQRLSRLLAVLNDQLTLAGSVAIPLFIPTDKRLKTIFDQLKQQPDSERTLAEWALIAGASERTLSRLLANEFKLSFSLWRQHIRLVLSLAVLDTNKSIQHIALEFGYQSDSSYIHAFKQMFKLTPRQYRKTHLFAHT, encoded by the coding sequence ATGCAAGCCAATCAATTAATTGCGAATGCTCAGTGTGGGCAGATAGTGACTCGGGTGATTGATATGCCTGTGGGGTTCGTGGAAGAGTTACACGAGCACGAATGGCATCAGATCATTTATCCTGTCAGAGGGTTACTGCAATCAACCATCGATGAAAAGAGCTTCATCATTCCACATAATGGGCTGTTATTTGTGCCCGCTTTTTCGCGTCATCGCTCTATAGCGATCACGCAGACGGAGTTTTTGGCGATCTATTTAAACCCGTCGCATTCCGTTGAATTTCTGTCTGCCGCAAAGTCGTGTCAGGTAACACCATTCCTGAAAGAGCTGATTTTAATGCTGTTTGATCTCGATGACGTCTATTCCGAGCAACGTTTATCGCGGCTGCTGGCAGTTTTGAATGACCAATTAACACTGGCGGGCAGTGTAGCGATTCCCCTGTTTATTCCGACTGATAAGCGATTAAAAACCATTTTTGATCAGCTGAAACAACAGCCTGATTCAGAAAGAACACTGGCCGAGTGGGCGTTGATTGCGGGGGCATCAGAGCGGACGTTATCAAGGTTGCTTGCAAACGAATTTAAACTCTCATTCTCGTTATGGCGGCAACATATTCGTTTAGTGTTGTCACTGGCCGTGTTGGATACCAATAAATCGATACAACACATTGCGCTGGAGTTTGGTTATCAATCAGACTCGTCTTATATTCATGCATTCAAGCAAATGTTCAAGCTGACTCCACGCCAATACAGAAAAACACATCTGTTTGCTCACACTTAA
- a CDS encoding glycosyltransferase family 2 protein, with protein MPKTQRLPISVCMIVRNEEKHLAEALKSVCDLVSEVIVVDTGSHDRTMEIAREFGAKLLEFPWQDDFSLARNVALQAASFDWILSLDADQRLPPNSQQTLAAALTSPHMAKIVTICAVADDSANEQLGSYTALRLFRRDAKIRYQGRIHESIAESLLKIGSTEWPDSKITLLDIGYSSADERQRKKDRNLLLLERSRAENPNDLFVAYKLALTLPASRNSERNELLFETINTALVLPEKEIRALPFMHRLLAAAVDAYVEQGRLCEAADIALSLLPRLGSSCYFTAGRAVARTGQTELAFDLLTHYLTIDTQTMDLAVQPDPDANSAEACRWLGWLSHMAGNFSAAGSWFQKALETAKPDQHATIECEKIRINIAMGHLSEASKNIERLFPLATNSSSLFKELMLVSAELSNSIGDQSGARELAQAALSTTDDRAAALLAILELKNGSKNKEQLSELMTALVGRRYDLLAVRAMLATALDMPFTLKMPNAAAKYLSQTLQ; from the coding sequence ATGCCTAAGACCCAAAGACTTCCGATTTCAGTTTGTATGATTGTGCGGAATGAAGAAAAACACTTAGCTGAAGCACTGAAGTCTGTTTGTGATTTAGTCAGTGAAGTGATCGTTGTCGATACAGGAAGCCACGATCGGACAATGGAAATTGCTCGTGAATTTGGTGCAAAGTTATTGGAATTTCCATGGCAGGATGATTTTTCACTTGCTCGAAATGTGGCACTTCAAGCAGCCAGTTTTGACTGGATTTTGTCACTGGATGCGGATCAACGACTGCCCCCCAATTCACAGCAAACATTGGCAGCAGCATTAACCAGCCCGCATATGGCCAAAATTGTCACGATCTGCGCAGTAGCCGATGACTCGGCTAACGAACAGCTTGGTTCCTATACAGCTTTGCGTCTTTTTAGACGTGATGCAAAGATTCGATATCAAGGGCGGATACATGAAAGCATTGCTGAATCGCTGCTAAAAATTGGCAGTACCGAATGGCCAGATTCAAAAATAACGTTACTGGATATTGGTTATAGCAGTGCAGATGAGCGACAAAGAAAAAAAGACCGTAATCTGCTGTTACTTGAACGATCTAGAGCAGAAAACCCGAATGATCTGTTTGTTGCTTATAAACTGGCACTAACATTACCAGCATCACGAAATAGCGAACGAAACGAACTATTATTCGAGACAATCAATACCGCATTGGTTTTGCCTGAAAAAGAAATTCGAGCCTTACCATTTATGCATCGGTTGTTAGCCGCGGCAGTTGATGCATATGTAGAACAAGGGCGTTTATGTGAAGCGGCAGATATTGCGTTATCACTACTCCCCCGCCTCGGTTCAAGCTGCTATTTCACAGCTGGGCGAGCAGTTGCACGAACTGGTCAAACCGAATTAGCATTTGATCTATTGACTCATTACCTAACTATTGACACACAAACTATGGATTTAGCGGTTCAACCTGATCCAGATGCTAATAGTGCTGAGGCCTGTCGCTGGTTGGGATGGCTTTCACATATGGCGGGCAATTTCAGTGCAGCAGGAAGTTGGTTTCAAAAAGCATTGGAAACAGCAAAACCGGATCAACACGCAACGATTGAATGTGAAAAGATCCGAATCAATATCGCTATGGGCCACCTCTCTGAAGCAAGCAAAAATATAGAAAGACTGTTTCCTCTGGCAACAAATTCATCATCCCTATTTAAAGAATTAATGCTGGTGAGTGCCGAATTATCTAATTCAATTGGAGACCAAAGTGGTGCCAGAGAATTAGCTCAAGCTGCACTTTCCACCACCGATGATAGAGCCGCTGCATTATTGGCAATATTAGAGTTGAAAAATGGTAGCAAAAATAAAGAACAGCTCAGTGAATTAATGACTGCACTGGTGGGTCGCCGATATGATTTATTGGCAGTTCGCGCCATGCTAGCAACAGCTTTAGACATGCCATTTACGCTCAAAATGCCTAATGCGGCGGCTAAGTATTTGTCACAAACACTTCAATAA
- a CDS encoding EAL domain-containing protein, with protein MAEITPYSAFRDEKHSREVSEARFKKLFDEADAMSIQGYLPNGTVVYWNQASEKIYGYTAEEALGGNLLDLIIPVDIRQEVEGAVNWMFESGQGIPAGRLELRHKNGHAVHVHSSHTVVAIPNHPPVLFCMDADMSSLVRAEAELRIAAAAFESQQGMFITDAQGVILRVNQAFTLTTGYSAEEAVGQTPRLIRSDYHPAAYYEAMWQSLLDTGFWQGEIWNRRKSGEVYANWITITAVRDEKGQITHYVCSQIDITQRKDAEAQIMHLAFYDPLTRLPNRRLLLDRLQQAIAASARNQSVGALLFIDLDNFKTLNDTLGHDVGDRLLQQVAERLNACIRKNDTVARLGGDEFLVMLEDLSQNQPEAATQAEAAGRKILEALNQNYQIDNHKYQGSVSIGITLFSKQANVDELMKQADLAMYEAKSSGRNSLRFFDLEMQKAVTLRAELLNGLQEALREQQFRLYYQPQVDQCGHITGAEALVRWDRPGVGLVSPVEFIPVAEDSGLIKPLGFWVLETACSQLADWALQPESAALTLSVNVSSVQFNCADFVEQVLDILHKTGANAQQLKLELTESLLVEKVDEVIAKMSALKAHGVGFSLDDFGTGYSSLAYLRRLPLDQLKIDRSFVRDLLDDPNCAAIAQTIIDLSQTMGLSVIAEGVETEIQRVLLASLGCYAYQGYLFGRPLPIEQLQELLIAQVITTELVI; from the coding sequence ATGGCGGAAATAACACCTTATTCTGCATTTCGGGATGAAAAACATTCCAGAGAAGTCAGCGAAGCTCGCTTCAAAAAGCTATTCGACGAAGCCGATGCCATGTCTATCCAGGGATATTTGCCCAATGGTACGGTGGTTTACTGGAATCAAGCATCAGAAAAAATTTACGGTTATACCGCCGAAGAAGCGCTGGGTGGCAATCTGTTAGATCTCATCATTCCTGTGGATATTCGACAGGAAGTTGAAGGCGCTGTGAATTGGATGTTTGAGTCAGGGCAGGGTATTCCCGCAGGCCGCTTAGAATTGAGACACAAGAATGGGCATGCTGTTCATGTGCATTCCAGTCACACCGTGGTTGCGATCCCAAATCATCCGCCCGTGCTGTTTTGTATGGATGCGGATATGAGCAGCCTTGTCCGAGCTGAAGCGGAATTACGTATTGCTGCAGCGGCTTTTGAATCTCAGCAAGGTATGTTTATTACAGATGCGCAGGGCGTCATTTTGCGTGTTAACCAAGCATTCACGTTGACGACAGGTTACTCAGCCGAAGAAGCGGTAGGGCAGACACCAAGGCTGATTCGCTCTGATTATCATCCGGCCGCATATTATGAGGCGATGTGGCAGAGTTTACTTGATACCGGCTTTTGGCAAGGTGAGATATGGAATAGACGAAAGAGTGGAGAGGTCTATGCCAATTGGATCACTATAACCGCTGTTCGGGATGAAAAAGGACAAATTACTCACTACGTCTGCTCCCAAATAGATATCACACAACGCAAGGATGCCGAAGCGCAGATCATGCATCTGGCGTTCTACGATCCGCTTACTCGATTGCCTAATCGCCGCTTGTTACTCGATCGATTACAGCAAGCCATAGCGGCCAGCGCCCGTAATCAAAGTGTAGGCGCTTTGCTGTTTATTGATTTAGATAATTTTAAAACCCTCAATGATACTTTGGGGCATGATGTCGGCGACCGTCTGTTGCAACAGGTAGCGGAACGCTTAAATGCCTGTATTCGAAAAAATGACACGGTCGCGCGGTTAGGTGGTGATGAATTTCTGGTAATGCTGGAAGATCTCTCTCAAAACCAGCCGGAAGCTGCCACACAAGCTGAAGCGGCTGGCCGGAAGATTTTGGAGGCACTGAATCAGAATTATCAAATTGATAACCACAAGTACCAGGGTAGTGTGAGCATCGGTATCACCTTATTCTCCAAGCAAGCCAATGTTGATGAACTGATGAAACAAGCTGATCTGGCGATGTATGAGGCAAAGTCATCGGGCCGGAATTCGCTGCGATTTTTTGATCTGGAAATGCAAAAAGCCGTCACATTACGTGCTGAATTGTTAAATGGTTTGCAAGAGGCGTTACGTGAACAGCAGTTCCGGTTGTATTACCAACCGCAGGTTGATCAATGCGGGCATATTACCGGGGCGGAAGCGTTAGTCAGATGGGATCGCCCCGGCGTAGGTCTCGTTTCTCCGGTTGAATTTATTCCTGTGGCAGAAGATTCTGGGTTGATCAAGCCATTGGGGTTTTGGGTGTTGGAAACCGCCTGTTCTCAACTGGCGGATTGGGCATTACAACCAGAAAGTGCAGCACTGACTTTATCGGTGAACGTCAGTTCTGTTCAGTTCAACTGTGCTGATTTTGTTGAACAAGTGCTGGATATTCTGCACAAAACGGGTGCTAACGCGCAACAATTGAAACTGGAGTTGACCGAAAGCCTGTTAGTCGAGAAAGTGGATGAAGTTATTGCCAAAATGTCAGCACTCAAAGCACATGGCGTTGGCTTTTCGCTGGATGATTTTGGTACAGGTTATTCATCGCTCGCTTATTTGCGACGGCTGCCCTTAGATCAGTTAAAAATTGATCGCTCGTTCGTTCGGGATCTATTGGATGACCCAAATTGTGCAGCAATAGCCCAGACGATTATCGATCTCAGTCAGACGATGGGATTATCCGTTATTGCGGAAGGCGTAGAAACTGAAATCCAGCGCGTATTGCTGGCTAGTTTAGGGTGTTACGCCTATCAAGGATATTTATTTGGCCGACCATTGCCGATCGAACAGTTACAAGAACTATTAATCGCCCAAGTGATAACCACCGAGTTAGTGATATGA
- a CDS encoding diguanylate cyclase: MKNKKMGEEPLSLQESEARLKRVLEGSEQGFWDWELPSRQFIVSDRFESMLGYEPGEGDFSIDNWHHHVHPDDLAKAIESINLHLAGKIPCHQVELRIRTKSGEWKYVLTHGKVVSWAEDGSPLMMSGTHTDITERKKAEKQLIEQAELLDLAHDAIIVRDINNSITFWNRGAERTYGWSQEDVRDQNIHQLLETQFPQPLAEIEEILFRTGQWEGELEHVIKNGARIVVASRWAVKRDENDRPIAIMEISRDMTERKALLTKLELQARQDYLTGLNNRGYFMELAEREIKKASRYGHNFSILMLDIDNFKIINDTYGHKSGDQVLITLGDIFQKTLRVADIEGRIGGEEFAVFLPETDQASAEVVAERLRSSVETAEIPLHNGEVVMRFTISIGISTPTSADYNLYALLSQADEALYCAKHAGRNKVCIA; this comes from the coding sequence ATGAAAAATAAGAAAATGGGCGAAGAACCATTATCGTTGCAGGAAAGTGAAGCACGCCTTAAACGTGTCTTAGAAGGTTCAGAGCAAGGCTTTTGGGACTGGGAGTTGCCTAGTCGACAATTCATAGTCAGTGACCGTTTTGAGTCAATGTTAGGGTATGAACCTGGAGAGGGTGATTTCTCCATTGATAATTGGCATCACCATGTTCATCCCGATGATTTGGCGAAAGCGATAGAGTCGATCAATTTGCATTTAGCCGGGAAAATCCCCTGTCATCAGGTCGAGTTGCGTATCCGCACCAAATCGGGTGAATGGAAATACGTTCTTACGCATGGCAAGGTGGTTAGCTGGGCTGAAGATGGCTCACCACTCATGATGTCAGGTACCCATACCGATATTACTGAGCGGAAAAAAGCAGAAAAACAGCTTATTGAACAGGCTGAATTACTCGATTTGGCTCATGATGCCATTATTGTTCGCGATATAAATAATTCCATCACTTTTTGGAATCGTGGCGCAGAGCGCACTTATGGTTGGTCGCAGGAAGATGTTCGAGACCAAAATATACATCAATTGCTGGAGACTCAGTTTCCACAACCACTGGCTGAAATTGAAGAGATCTTATTTCGCACTGGGCAGTGGGAAGGCGAATTGGAGCACGTCATCAAAAATGGTGCCCGCATTGTCGTTGCTAGTCGCTGGGCTGTAAAACGGGATGAAAATGATCGACCAATCGCGATCATGGAAATCAGCCGTGATATGACCGAACGCAAGGCATTACTGACAAAACTTGAATTACAGGCTCGGCAAGATTATCTGACCGGATTAAATAATCGTGGTTATTTCATGGAGTTGGCTGAGCGAGAAATAAAAAAAGCTTCACGTTATGGTCATAACTTCTCGATCTTAATGCTTGATATCGACAACTTCAAAATTATCAACGATACCTATGGCCATAAATCGGGCGATCAGGTGCTGATTACACTGGGCGATATTTTTCAAAAAACGCTGCGTGTGGCTGATATTGAAGGGCGTATTGGTGGGGAAGAGTTTGCTGTTTTTCTACCGGAAACTGACCAAGCGAGCGCCGAGGTAGTTGCTGAACGTCTCAGAAGTTCCGTCGAAACTGCTGAGATCCCGCTGCATAACGGTGAAGTGGTTATGCGGTTTACAATATCAATAGGTATCAGTACACCAACCTCCGCTGATTACAATCTATATGCCTTACTTAGTCAGGCTGATGAGGCGCTGTACTGCGCTAAACATGCTGGACGCAATAAGGTTTGTATCGCGTAA